The following coding sequences lie in one Vibrio sp. BS-M-Sm-2 genomic window:
- a CDS encoding GspE/PulE family protein — protein MQIRLRKRLGDLLVEEGIITETQVEQALAAQKSTGRKLGDALIELGFLSEQQMLSFLSQQLAIPLIDLSRAVVDVEAVQLLPEVHARRLRALVIGRQGDTLRVAMSDPADLFAQESLLGQLGDYALEFVVAPERQLVDGFDRYYRRTKEIASFAEQLHAEHQVNDAFDFDIAEEDSDEVTVVKLINSLFEDAIQVGASDIHIEPDSNVLRLRQRIDGVLHETLLNEVNIASALVLRLKLMANLDISEKRLPQDGRFNIRAKGQSVDIRMSTMPVQHGESVVMRLLNQSAGLRKLEASGIPSDLLVRLRQQLRRPHGMILVTGPTGSGKTTTLYGALSELNEPGKKIITAEDPVEYRLPRVNQVQVNPKINLDFSTVLRTFLRQDPDIILIGEMRDHETVEIGLRAALTGHLVLSTLHTNDAVDSALRMMDMGAPGYLVASAVRAVVAQRLVRKVCTDCKVEDELDEPRKQWLSVRFPNQVGVPFMKGRGCQNCNLTGYRGRIGVFEMLELEQNMMDALRANDAVGFAQTARQSENYKPLLASAMELALQGVVSLDEIMHLGEGDASGATDPIYL, from the coding sequence ATGCAAATTAGATTAAGAAAAAGGCTTGGTGATTTGCTTGTCGAAGAGGGCATTATCACGGAGACTCAAGTTGAGCAAGCACTGGCTGCTCAGAAAAGCACCGGTCGTAAGCTGGGTGATGCACTGATTGAACTTGGCTTCTTGTCAGAGCAACAGATGTTGAGTTTCTTGTCACAGCAGTTAGCGATTCCTCTTATTGATCTAAGCCGAGCTGTTGTCGATGTCGAAGCGGTACAGCTTTTACCGGAAGTACATGCTCGTCGCCTTCGTGCATTGGTGATTGGACGCCAAGGTGACACTTTACGTGTTGCAATGAGCGACCCTGCCGACCTGTTTGCCCAAGAATCTTTGCTTGGTCAGTTAGGAGATTACGCACTTGAATTCGTTGTTGCTCCAGAGAGGCAATTGGTTGATGGCTTCGATCGCTATTACCGAAGAACTAAAGAGATCGCCTCATTTGCTGAGCAGCTTCACGCTGAACACCAAGTTAATGATGCCTTTGATTTCGATATCGCTGAAGAAGACAGTGACGAAGTTACAGTAGTAAAGCTAATTAACTCGCTATTTGAAGATGCAATCCAAGTCGGCGCTTCTGATATCCATATCGAGCCAGACTCAAACGTACTGCGTCTTCGTCAGCGTATCGATGGCGTGCTGCATGAAACACTGCTGAACGAAGTGAATATTGCTTCTGCACTTGTATTACGCTTGAAGCTGATGGCAAACCTCGATATCTCAGAGAAACGTCTTCCTCAAGATGGTCGCTTTAATATCCGTGCTAAAGGTCAGTCGGTTGATATTCGTATGTCGACCATGCCAGTACAGCACGGCGAGTCTGTAGTTATGCGTCTTCTTAATCAATCAGCGGGTTTACGTAAGTTAGAAGCGTCGGGTATACCGAGCGATCTGTTGGTTCGTCTTCGTCAACAGCTGCGTCGCCCGCACGGTATGATCTTGGTTACTGGGCCGACAGGTTCGGGTAAAACCACAACCTTGTATGGTGCATTAAGCGAACTCAACGAACCGGGTAAAAAGATCATTACCGCGGAAGATCCGGTGGAATATCGTCTTCCTCGTGTGAACCAAGTTCAGGTAAACCCTAAGATCAATCTCGACTTTTCTACAGTCCTAAGAACCTTCTTGCGTCAGGACCCCGATATCATTCTTATTGGTGAGATGCGTGACCACGAAACGGTTGAGATTGGTCTAAGAGCTGCATTAACAGGCCACTTAGTATTAAGCACCCTCCATACCAATGATGCGGTAGACAGTGCACTGCGCATGATGGATATGGGAGCACCAGGTTATCTGGTAGCGAGCGCTGTTCGAGCGGTCGTTGCACAGCGATTGGTTCGCAAAGTGTGTACCGATTGTAAGGTTGAGGATGAGTTAGATGAACCTCGTAAGCAATGGCTGAGCGTTCGCTTCCCTAACCAAGTGGGTGTGCCGTTTATGAAAGGCCGTGGCTGTCAGAACTGTAATTTAACCGGTTACCGTGGGCGTATTGGTGTATTTGAAATGTTGGAGCTAGAACAAAACATGATGGATGCGCTAAGAGCTAATGATGCGGTTGGTTTTGCTCAAACAGCCCGACAGTCTGAAAATTACAAACCGTTATTGGCTTCTGCGATGGAACTGGCTCTGCAAGGTGTCGTGAGTCTCGATGAGATCATGCATCTTGGCGAAGGCGATGCTTCTGGTGCCACCGACCCAATTTATTTGTAG
- a CDS encoding type II secretion system F family protein, with translation MPTYRYVGRSSDGSQVSGQVDANNEDLAAESLMSKGIIPTSIKLGKSGGSVLDMDVSSLFSPSVPLEVLVLFCRQLYSLTKAGVPLLRSMKGLTQNCENKQLKAALEEVVAELTNGRGLAASMQMHPKVFSPLFVSMIGVGENTGRLDQALLQLAGYYEQEVETRKRIKTAMRYPTFVISFILIAMFILNIKVIPQFSSMFARFGVDLPLPTRILIGMSEFFVNYWGLMLGVIFGLIFAFKAWVKTDKGLEKWDRLRLKMPVIGGVVNRALLSRFSRTFALMLKAGVPLNQSLALSAEALDNRFLELRVQAMKSAIEAGSTVSSTAINSEIFTPLVIQMISVGEETGRIDELLLEVADFYDREVDYDLKTLTARIEPILLTIVAGMVLILALGIFLPMWGMLDAIKG, from the coding sequence ATGCCAACGTATCGTTATGTAGGTCGCAGCTCTGATGGTAGCCAAGTGAGTGGTCAAGTGGATGCGAATAACGAAGATCTTGCTGCTGAAAGTTTGATGAGTAAGGGGATCATTCCAACCTCTATCAAATTAGGTAAAAGTGGCGGTTCAGTCTTAGATATGGATGTATCGAGCCTGTTCTCTCCGAGTGTACCTTTAGAGGTGTTGGTTCTGTTTTGCCGACAGTTATACAGCCTAACCAAAGCGGGTGTACCACTTTTAAGGTCGATGAAAGGCCTTACCCAAAACTGTGAAAATAAGCAGTTGAAGGCTGCTCTCGAAGAAGTGGTTGCTGAGCTTACTAATGGTCGAGGGTTAGCGGCATCAATGCAGATGCACCCTAAGGTGTTTAGCCCGCTGTTTGTATCTATGATTGGCGTTGGTGAAAACACAGGTCGTTTAGATCAGGCTTTGCTGCAATTAGCTGGATACTACGAACAGGAAGTTGAGACGCGTAAGCGAATCAAGACCGCTATGCGTTATCCAACGTTCGTGATCAGCTTTATTTTGATCGCAATGTTCATTCTTAACATAAAGGTTATTCCACAGTTCTCTAGCATGTTTGCGCGCTTTGGTGTCGACCTGCCGCTGCCGACTCGTATCTTGATTGGTATGTCGGAATTCTTTGTGAATTACTGGGGCTTAATGCTTGGTGTAATCTTTGGCCTTATCTTTGCGTTTAAAGCCTGGGTTAAAACAGACAAAGGCTTGGAAAAGTGGGATAGATTACGCTTAAAAATGCCTGTTATTGGTGGAGTGGTCAATAGAGCATTATTGTCACGATTTTCACGTACTTTTGCTTTGATGCTAAAAGCCGGTGTACCACTTAACCAATCGTTAGCTTTGTCGGCCGAAGCCTTGGATAACCGTTTTCTAGAGTTGCGAGTTCAAGCCATGAAATCGGCTATTGAAGCGGGTAGTACGGTTTCATCGACCGCGATTAACAGCGAAATTTTCACACCGTTGGTGATACAAATGATTTCAGTAGGTGAAGAGACGGGTCGTATTGATGAACTCTTGCTTGAGGTGGCTGATTTTTATGATCGTGAAGTCGATTACGATCTGAAAACCTTAACTGCCAGAATCGAACCAATCTTGTTAACCATCGTTGCAGGTATGGTGTTGATTTTGGCGCTAGGTATTTTCTTACCGATGTGGGGAATGCTGGATGCAATCAAAGGTTAA